One window from the genome of Mycolicibacterium gadium encodes:
- a CDS encoding DUF1810 family protein gives MGQGAGRRGAAGKDVPELSDTAKKFEIQSREEAAAYLAHEVLGPRLHQCAQLVVRSGAVNANTLMGGFPDDRKLRSSMTLFAEVAKNGGDDADFVAVMLKYFRGERDANTLRLLQSASAATPVEPQNPPTRKGRRRWWPFSRCTD, from the coding sequence ATTGGCCAGGGCGCTGGACGACGTGGAGCGGCCGGCAAAGACGTTCCTGAGCTAAGCGACACCGCCAAGAAGTTCGAAATCCAGTCCCGCGAGGAAGCCGCCGCCTATCTAGCACACGAGGTCCTTGGTCCACGACTGCATCAATGTGCGCAGTTGGTCGTCCGGTCCGGAGCGGTCAACGCGAACACGCTGATGGGCGGCTTCCCCGACGACCGCAAGCTCAGATCGTCGATGACCTTGTTCGCGGAGGTAGCCAAGAACGGCGGGGACGACGCGGACTTCGTCGCGGTCATGCTCAAGTACTTCCGCGGCGAGCGGGACGCGAATACACTGCGGCTTTTACAATCGGCGTCGGCAGCAACGCCCGTCGAGCCGCAGAATCCGCCGACGCGAAAAGGCCGACGACGGTGGTGGCCATTCAGTCGCTGCACAGACTGA
- a CDS encoding AAA family ATPase: MPEVGLRGRPTEDRSVKTFLTSTTVGPSALLIEGEPGIGKTTLWLATLEEAAARGFRVLSTRAAAAESVLAYTALADMLDDVDPRTWADLPAPQLLAVDQVLLRAGSGEVTDQRAVAAAFLAVIERYAETGPLLLAIDDLQWLDLSSVHVIAFAARRLTGPVGILGSVRTEVHDGASAAWLQLPHPEALTRIRLSPLSIRELHSAVSSRLQRPFARPVMGRIHQVSGGNPFYAIELARALDDVERPAKTFLS, translated from the coding sequence ATGCCGGAGGTTGGTCTACGAGGCCGCCCGACGGAGGATCGTTCGGTCAAGACGTTCTTGACCTCGACGACCGTCGGGCCATCCGCGCTGCTAATCGAAGGCGAGCCGGGAATCGGCAAGACCACGCTGTGGTTGGCCACCCTCGAGGAGGCAGCGGCTCGAGGGTTCCGGGTGCTGTCCACGCGTGCCGCGGCCGCTGAATCCGTTCTTGCGTACACCGCCCTGGCGGACATGCTCGACGACGTCGACCCCCGCACGTGGGCGGACCTGCCCGCACCCCAGCTGCTCGCGGTGGATCAGGTGCTGTTGCGGGCAGGCTCGGGTGAGGTGACCGACCAACGCGCCGTCGCGGCCGCGTTCCTCGCCGTCATCGAGCGCTACGCCGAAACCGGCCCGTTGCTCTTGGCCATCGACGATCTGCAGTGGCTCGACCTGTCCAGCGTGCATGTGATCGCATTCGCCGCGCGGCGCCTCACCGGACCGGTCGGCATACTCGGCAGCGTGCGCACCGAGGTCCACGACGGCGCCAGCGCGGCATGGCTGCAGTTGCCGCACCCCGAAGCCCTGACCCGTATTCGCCTCAGCCCATTGAGTATTCGCGAACTGCACTCCGCGGTTTCGTCGCGCCTACAGCGGCCCTTCGCACGGCCCGTAATGGGGCGTATCCATCAGGTGTCCGGCGGAAATCCGTTCTATGCCATCGAATTGGCCAGGGCGCTGGACGACGTGGAGCGGCCGGCAAAGACGTTCCTGAGCTAA
- a CDS encoding class II fumarate hydratase translates to MPDSAAESTEYRIEHDTMGEVRVPINALWRAQTQRAVENFPISGRGLERTQIRALGLLKGACAQVNKDLGLLAPDKADAIIAAAGEIADGLHDDQFPIDVFQTGSGTSSNMNTNEVIASVAERNGVKVHPNDDVNMSQSSNDTFPTATHIAATEAAVRHLIPALEVLHESLDSKAHQWRTVVKSGRTHLMDAVPVTLGQEFSGYARQVEASIERVKSTLPRLGELAIGGTAVGTGLNAPDDFDQRVVAVLTELTGLAELRVCANHFEAQAARDGLVEASGALRTIAVSLTKIANDVRWMGSGPLTGLGEIQLPDLQPGSSIMPGKVNPVIPEAITQVAAQVIGNDAAIAFGGASGAFELNVYIPMMARNLLESFKILTNSSKLFAQRCIDGLVANEDRLRELAESSPSIVTPLNSAIGYEEAAAVAKQALKEKKTIRQTVIDRGLIGDKLSLEELDKRLDVLAMAKVKDGER, encoded by the coding sequence ATGCCCGACAGCGCTGCGGAAAGCACCGAATACCGCATCGAGCACGACACTATGGGCGAGGTCCGGGTGCCGATCAACGCGCTCTGGCGGGCCCAGACCCAGCGTGCGGTGGAGAACTTCCCGATCTCCGGTCGTGGGCTCGAGCGCACCCAGATCCGCGCACTCGGCCTGCTGAAAGGCGCTTGCGCACAGGTCAACAAGGATCTCGGTCTGCTGGCGCCCGACAAGGCCGACGCGATCATCGCCGCCGCAGGCGAGATCGCCGACGGTCTGCACGACGACCAGTTCCCCATCGACGTCTTCCAAACCGGTTCGGGCACAAGCTCGAACATGAACACCAACGAGGTCATCGCAAGCGTCGCCGAGCGCAACGGCGTGAAGGTGCATCCCAACGATGACGTCAACATGTCGCAGTCGTCCAACGACACGTTTCCCACGGCAACGCATATCGCAGCCACCGAAGCCGCGGTACGCCACCTGATCCCGGCGCTCGAGGTCCTGCACGAGTCGCTCGACTCCAAGGCTCACCAGTGGCGCACGGTCGTCAAGTCCGGCCGTACCCACCTGATGGACGCCGTCCCGGTCACGCTGGGCCAGGAGTTCAGCGGCTACGCCCGCCAGGTGGAGGCCTCGATCGAGCGGGTGAAGTCGACGTTGCCGCGGCTGGGCGAACTGGCCATCGGCGGGACCGCGGTGGGCACTGGCCTCAATGCCCCCGATGATTTCGACCAGCGCGTCGTCGCCGTCCTCACGGAGCTGACCGGCCTGGCCGAACTGCGCGTCTGCGCAAACCATTTCGAGGCCCAGGCCGCCCGCGACGGGCTGGTCGAGGCGTCCGGAGCGCTACGCACCATCGCGGTGTCGCTGACGAAGATCGCCAATGACGTCCGGTGGATGGGCTCTGGTCCGCTGACCGGCCTCGGTGAGATCCAGCTCCCGGACCTGCAACCCGGCAGTTCGATCATGCCGGGCAAGGTCAATCCGGTGATTCCGGAGGCGATCACCCAGGTCGCCGCGCAGGTCATCGGGAATGATGCCGCGATCGCTTTTGGAGGCGCCTCGGGTGCTTTTGAACTCAACGTCTACATCCCGATGATGGCGCGCAACCTGCTCGAATCCTTCAAGATCCTGACCAACTCGTCCAAGCTGTTCGCGCAGCGCTGCATCGACGGTCTGGTCGCCAACGAAGACCGCCTGCGCGAGCTGGCCGAGTCCTCGCCGTCGATCGTGACGCCGCTGAACTCCGCGATCGGCTACGAGGAGGCCGCCGCGGTCGCCAAGCAGGCGCTCAAGGAGAAGAAGACCATCCGTCAGACCGTGATCGACCGCGGGCTGATCGGCGACAAGCTGTCCCTCGAGGAACTCGACAAGCGTCTCGACGTGCTGGCGATGGCGAAGGTCAAGGACGGCGAGCGCTAA
- the glpX gene encoding class II fructose-bisphosphatase — protein MTPARGEAPDRNLALELVRVTEAGAMAAGRWVGRGDKEGGDGAAVDAMRELVNSVSMRGVVVIGEGEKDNAPMLYNGEEVGNGDGPECDFAVDPVDGTTLMSKGMPNAISVLAVAERGAMFDPSAVFYMNKIAVGPEAVSAIDITAPIGENVRAVAKVKGLSVRDVTVCILDRPRHEQLIADVRESGARIRLISDGDVAGAISACRPNSGTDMLAGIGGTPEGIIAAAAIRCMGGAIQAVLAPTDDNERQKAIDAGHDVDRVLETEDLVSGENVFFCATGVTDGDLLQGVRYSGGGCTTQSIVMRSKSGTVRMIEAYHRLSKLNEYSAIDFTGDSNAFYPLP, from the coding sequence ATGACACCCGCGCGCGGTGAAGCACCCGACCGTAACCTCGCCCTTGAACTCGTGAGAGTCACCGAAGCCGGTGCGATGGCAGCAGGACGATGGGTAGGCCGCGGCGACAAGGAGGGCGGCGACGGGGCCGCCGTCGACGCAATGCGTGAGCTGGTCAACTCGGTATCGATGCGCGGTGTCGTCGTGATCGGCGAGGGCGAGAAGGACAACGCGCCCATGCTCTACAACGGCGAAGAGGTCGGCAACGGCGACGGGCCGGAGTGCGACTTCGCGGTCGACCCGGTCGACGGCACCACCCTGATGAGCAAGGGCATGCCCAACGCCATCTCGGTGCTCGCGGTCGCCGAGCGCGGCGCCATGTTCGATCCGTCGGCGGTCTTCTACATGAACAAGATCGCCGTCGGCCCCGAGGCGGTGAGCGCGATCGACATCACCGCGCCGATCGGCGAGAACGTCCGCGCCGTGGCCAAGGTGAAGGGACTGTCGGTGCGCGACGTCACCGTGTGCATCCTGGACCGGCCGCGCCACGAACAACTCATCGCCGACGTCCGCGAGTCGGGCGCCCGTATCCGGTTGATCTCCGACGGCGACGTCGCGGGTGCCATCTCCGCGTGCCGCCCCAATTCGGGTACCGACATGCTGGCCGGCATCGGCGGCACTCCCGAGGGCATCATCGCCGCCGCCGCGATCCGCTGTATGGGCGGCGCCATTCAGGCCGTGCTGGCACCCACCGACGACAACGAGCGTCAGAAGGCCATCGACGCGGGCCATGACGTCGACCGGGTGCTCGAGACCGAGGACCTGGTGTCCGGGGAGAACGTGTTCTTCTGCGCCACCGGCGTCACCGACGGGGACCTGCTGCAGGGCGTGCGCTACTCCGGCGGCGGTTGCACCACCCAGTCCATCGTGATGCGCAGCAAGTCCGGCACGGTGCGCATGATCGAGGCCTACCACCGCCTTTCCAAGCTCAACGAATACTCTGCGATCGATTTCACCGGCGACAGCAACGCGTTCTATCCGCTGCCGTAA
- a CDS encoding DUF4245 domain-containing protein, which translates to MTTQPAPAPRPAKSRLLQDGRDMFWSIAPLIVACVVLAGVLGMCSFQASGPAEGPVPTYDAPGALQADAEALKIPIRVPQLPEGWQPNSGSRNGIDGGRIDPTSGETLRAVSSTVGFLAPSGMYVSLTQSNADEDKLVASLRPDVRPTGAEDVDGVTWVVYEGGDREGRPAEPLWTTRLNGPTGPAQVALTGAATTDEFRTLAAATQTAAPLPTK; encoded by the coding sequence ATGACCACCCAACCGGCTCCGGCTCCGCGGCCAGCGAAGTCGCGGCTACTGCAGGACGGCCGGGATATGTTCTGGTCGATCGCACCGCTCATAGTGGCCTGCGTCGTGCTGGCCGGGGTGCTGGGGATGTGCTCGTTTCAGGCCAGCGGACCCGCCGAGGGTCCCGTGCCGACCTACGACGCACCCGGCGCGCTTCAAGCCGACGCGGAGGCCCTCAAGATCCCGATCAGGGTGCCGCAGCTGCCCGAGGGCTGGCAACCGAACTCCGGCAGCAGGAACGGCATCGACGGTGGCCGCATCGATCCGACATCGGGGGAGACCCTGCGAGCGGTCAGCTCGACGGTCGGTTTTCTGGCGCCTAGCGGCATGTACGTGAGCCTGACGCAGAGCAACGCCGACGAGGACAAGCTCGTCGCTTCGCTGCGACCCGACGTGCGCCCGACAGGCGCCGAGGACGTCGACGGCGTGACGTGGGTGGTTTACGAGGGCGGAGATCGGGAGGGGCGGCCCGCCGAGCCCCTGTGGACGACGCGGCTGAACGGCCCGACGGGGCCGGCGCAGGTTGCGCTGACCGGGGCCGCTACGACCGACGAGTTCCGTACGCTGGCTGCGGCGACGCAGACCGCCGCTCCACTGCCTACCAAGTAG
- a CDS encoding dienelactone hydrolase family protein, whose amino-acid sequence MAMLEADLTGWTVSPFAAAGFTHDVYRRGEGPGVVLIPEMPGAHPGVFALGNHLVDNGFTVAIPSLFGTPGAPAMRPGAVPVMLRGCVAKEFAGFATNADRPVAHYLRALARDLNEKTPGKGVGVIGQCFTGGFALAAAVDDSVLAPVLSQPSLPFPLTPKQRRDPGLSEAELKIVQRRAANEGLCALGLRFSEDPLVPAERFKTLKDRLGDAFEVIEINSKKGNEHGFGKMAHSVLTLERREQEGHPTDDAMKRVVEFFNQRLT is encoded by the coding sequence ATGGCCATGCTCGAAGCAGACCTCACCGGCTGGACCGTTTCGCCGTTCGCCGCTGCGGGCTTCACCCATGACGTGTATCGCAGAGGTGAGGGTCCCGGAGTGGTGCTGATCCCGGAGATGCCCGGCGCCCATCCTGGCGTGTTCGCGCTGGGAAATCATCTGGTGGACAACGGGTTCACGGTGGCCATACCGTCGCTGTTCGGCACTCCCGGAGCGCCGGCGATGCGTCCCGGCGCGGTCCCGGTCATGTTGCGTGGTTGTGTGGCAAAGGAATTCGCGGGTTTTGCGACCAACGCCGACCGTCCGGTCGCGCACTACCTGCGTGCGCTGGCCCGCGATCTCAATGAGAAGACACCGGGCAAGGGCGTCGGCGTGATCGGGCAGTGCTTCACCGGCGGTTTCGCGCTGGCGGCTGCGGTCGACGACAGCGTGCTCGCGCCCGTTCTCAGCCAGCCATCGCTGCCGTTTCCGCTGACGCCGAAACAGCGGCGCGACCCGGGCCTGTCGGAAGCCGAGCTGAAGATCGTGCAGCGGCGCGCTGCCAACGAGGGACTGTGCGCGCTGGGATTGCGCTTCAGCGAGGACCCGCTGGTGCCTGCCGAACGATTCAAGACTCTCAAAGACCGGCTCGGCGATGCGTTCGAGGTCATCGAGATCAACTCGAAGAAGGGCAACGAGCACGGGTTCGGCAAGATGGCGCACTCCGTGCTGACCCTGGAGCGCCGCGAGCAGGAAGGCCACCCCACCGACGACGCGATGAAGCGCGTCGTCGAGTTCTTCAATCAGCGCTTGACGTAG
- a CDS encoding AI-2E family transporter — MNTEFTLTQKRALAVATVVAIAFGAYFLRGYFILIVVAAVAAYLFQPLYTRLNKKLGAGLSATLTLLAAFAAVIVPLSLFVFLAVIQITNMVERVAVWVENTDLSALGNRSLALANELLHRVPFVDYTITPESLQNSMTTVAQEVGKWLLGLLQGAAGGAFGAITAAILFLYVFLSLLTNRDKVLLLIRRLNPLGEEITDLYMSKMGAMVKGTVMGQFVIAVCQGVAGAGSIYLAGFHQGFFLLAVLLSALSVIPLGSGIITIPFGVGMILFGNIYGGIFVILFHLIVVTNIDNFLRPILVPRAARLDSALMLLAVFAGIAMFGAWGIVIGPVLMIIIVTTISVYLAVYKGVPMDQPDEKDTKPKKRNPVWRLGRRIKQKREQAKEEAETESESESEKDEKSPAATSSAD; from the coding sequence GTGAACACCGAATTCACGCTGACACAGAAGCGTGCGCTTGCGGTCGCGACCGTCGTCGCGATCGCCTTCGGCGCGTACTTCCTGCGTGGGTATTTCATTCTGATCGTGGTCGCCGCGGTGGCGGCCTACCTGTTCCAGCCGCTCTACACACGGCTCAACAAGAAACTCGGCGCGGGATTGTCGGCGACGCTGACGCTACTGGCCGCCTTCGCCGCGGTGATCGTGCCGTTGAGCCTGTTCGTGTTCCTTGCGGTCATCCAGATCACCAACATGGTCGAGCGGGTCGCCGTCTGGGTCGAGAACACCGATCTGTCGGCCCTCGGCAACCGGTCGTTGGCGTTGGCCAACGAATTGCTGCACCGCGTGCCGTTTGTCGACTACACGATCACCCCTGAGTCACTACAGAATTCGATGACCACCGTCGCTCAGGAAGTGGGCAAGTGGTTGCTCGGCCTACTCCAGGGCGCCGCCGGCGGCGCATTCGGTGCGATCACGGCGGCCATCCTGTTCCTCTACGTGTTCCTGTCGCTGCTGACCAACCGGGATAAGGTGCTGCTGCTCATCCGGCGACTGAATCCGCTGGGCGAGGAGATCACCGACCTGTACATGTCGAAGATGGGCGCGATGGTCAAGGGCACCGTCATGGGCCAGTTCGTCATCGCCGTCTGCCAGGGCGTCGCAGGCGCCGGGTCGATCTACCTCGCCGGATTCCACCAGGGCTTCTTCCTGCTCGCCGTTCTACTGTCGGCGCTGTCGGTCATTCCGCTCGGAAGCGGCATCATCACGATCCCGTTCGGTGTCGGAATGATCCTGTTCGGCAATATCTACGGCGGCATATTCGTGATCCTGTTCCACCTCATCGTGGTGACGAACATCGACAACTTCCTGCGCCCCATACTGGTTCCCCGCGCTGCCCGCCTGGACTCGGCGCTGATGCTGCTGGCGGTGTTCGCCGGAATCGCGATGTTCGGCGCGTGGGGCATCGTGATCGGCCCGGTGCTGATGATCATCATCGTCACCACCATCAGCGTGTATCTGGCCGTTTACAAGGGTGTGCCGATGGATCAGCCCGACGAGAAAGACACCAAACCCAAGAAGCGAAACCCGGTGTGGCGGTTGGGCCGCCGCATCAAGCAGAAGCGTGAACAGGCCAAAGAAGAAGCCGAGACCGAGTCCGAGTCCGAGTCCGAGAAGGACGAAAAGTCGCCCGCGGCTACGTCAAGCGCTGATTGA
- a CDS encoding SDR family NAD(P)-dependent oxidoreductase: MSFAGKQAIVTGAGSGIGAALCRALVGAGAHVVCTDIDGEAAERTAAALGGGARAARLDVTDAGAVQAVVDDVVDRAGRLDLMFNNAGICWGGDTELLTLDQWNTIIDINLRGVVHGVVAAYPLMLRQGHGHIVNTASMAGLAAAGQITSYVTTKHAVVGLSMALRSEAVPRGVGVLVVCPAAVETPILDKGAIGGFVGRDYFLQTQGGRPYDADRLAQDILRAVEKNKAILVKPRIARVQWLFARMAPTLLNRMSMRFIEGQRAKQVEARAKVL, encoded by the coding sequence GTGAGTTTCGCCGGCAAGCAGGCCATCGTCACGGGCGCCGGGTCGGGGATCGGCGCAGCGTTGTGCCGCGCGCTCGTCGGCGCAGGCGCGCATGTGGTGTGCACCGACATCGACGGTGAGGCCGCCGAGCGGACCGCCGCTGCACTGGGTGGCGGGGCCCGCGCAGCACGACTCGACGTCACGGACGCGGGGGCGGTGCAGGCCGTCGTCGACGACGTGGTCGACCGCGCCGGCCGACTCGACCTGATGTTCAACAACGCGGGAATCTGTTGGGGCGGCGACACCGAGTTGCTGACGCTGGACCAGTGGAACACGATCATCGACATCAACCTGCGCGGCGTCGTCCATGGCGTCGTGGCGGCCTATCCGCTGATGCTGCGCCAGGGCCACGGCCACATCGTCAACACCGCGTCGATGGCGGGCCTTGCCGCGGCGGGCCAGATCACCAGTTACGTGACGACCAAACATGCCGTCGTCGGGTTATCGATGGCGTTGCGCTCCGAAGCGGTCCCGCGCGGCGTCGGCGTGCTCGTGGTGTGCCCGGCCGCCGTCGAGACGCCGATCCTCGACAAGGGCGCCATCGGCGGATTCGTCGGCCGTGACTACTTCCTGCAAACTCAGGGCGGCAGGCCGTACGACGCCGACCGGTTGGCGCAGGACATCCTGCGCGCGGTCGAGAAGAACAAGGCGATCCTGGTGAAGCCGCGGATCGCGCGCGTTCAATGGTTGTTCGCCAGGATGGCCCCCACTCTGCTGAATCGCATGTCGATGCGGTTCATCGAGGGTCAACGGGCCAAACAGGTCGAGGCGCGAGCGAAAGTTCTGTAG
- a CDS encoding SDR family NAD(P)-dependent oxidoreductase, producing the protein MSNGRVAVVIGGASGIGWASAQALAADGCRVTIADLNADGARERAAELGEPHTAAQVNVTDETSVQRLFEEIGPLDVVVNCAGFGSLGLITDLSVDEFRGVVDVCLNGSFIVAKYAGQKLRAGGSLVSISSLNGRQPAVGMSAYCSAKAGLSMLTQVAALEWGPRGIRVNAVAPGFVDTPLTAGSSLIPGLVEDYAENTALGRAGKPEEIANAVVFLCSPQNSWLTGEVLDLNGGAHLKKYPDVLGHVMKLAEAQ; encoded by the coding sequence ATGAGCAACGGGCGAGTGGCTGTCGTGATCGGTGGTGCGTCCGGCATCGGCTGGGCCAGCGCACAGGCGCTCGCGGCCGACGGCTGCCGCGTCACGATCGCCGACCTCAACGCCGACGGCGCGCGAGAACGGGCCGCCGAACTCGGCGAGCCTCACACCGCTGCACAGGTCAACGTCACCGACGAGACCTCGGTGCAACGCCTATTCGAAGAGATCGGTCCGCTCGACGTCGTGGTGAACTGCGCGGGATTCGGCAGCCTCGGCCTGATCACCGACCTGTCGGTCGACGAGTTTCGCGGAGTCGTCGATGTATGCCTGAACGGATCGTTCATCGTCGCCAAATACGCCGGACAGAAGCTGCGAGCGGGCGGCTCACTCGTGTCGATCAGCTCGCTCAACGGTCGCCAGCCTGCCGTCGGGATGAGCGCCTACTGCTCGGCCAAGGCCGGGCTGTCGATGCTGACCCAGGTCGCGGCGCTGGAGTGGGGGCCGCGCGGCATCCGGGTCAATGCGGTGGCGCCCGGTTTCGTCGATACGCCGCTGACGGCGGGCTCGTCGCTCATCCCGGGCCTCGTCGAGGACTATGCGGAGAACACCGCGCTCGGGCGTGCGGGTAAGCCGGAGGAGATCGCGAACGCGGTGGTGTTCCTGTGTTCGCCGCAGAACTCGTGGCTCACCGGTGAGGTGCTTGATCTCAACGGCGGCGCACACCTGAAGAAGTACCCGGATGTGCTGGGGCACGTGATGAAACTGGCGGAGGCTCAGTGA
- a CDS encoding SRPBCC family protein translates to MSDLNMSQTVHVAATPEDLYEMVSDVTRMGEWSPVCRECWWDEGAGPREGAWFTGRNETPERTWETRSQVVAAEPGRRFAWEVNNGWVYWCFTFAPYGAGSLLTEEWIFLPAGIEGFRERFGDQADAEIEKRRAAAESGIPATLAAIKRAAESG, encoded by the coding sequence ATGAGCGATCTCAATATGTCGCAGACAGTCCACGTGGCAGCCACACCCGAGGACCTCTACGAGATGGTGTCCGATGTGACGCGGATGGGGGAGTGGAGTCCCGTCTGCCGGGAATGCTGGTGGGACGAGGGCGCAGGCCCGCGCGAAGGCGCATGGTTCACGGGCCGCAACGAGACTCCGGAACGGACCTGGGAGACCCGCAGTCAGGTAGTGGCCGCCGAGCCCGGGCGCAGGTTCGCATGGGAGGTCAACAACGGCTGGGTGTACTGGTGCTTCACCTTCGCGCCCTACGGAGCGGGCTCGCTGCTCACCGAGGAATGGATTTTCCTGCCCGCAGGTATCGAGGGTTTCCGCGAGCGGTTCGGTGATCAGGCTGACGCCGAGATCGAGAAGCGTCGGGCGGCGGCCGAGAGCGGCATCCCCGCCACGCTCGCCGCAATCAAGAGGGCGGCTGAAAGCGGCTGA
- a CDS encoding SulP family inorganic anion transporter, with protein MSAAVPNPDGRRPSTNGDFVAQGAANLAGGFFGALPTGGSLSRTGVAVSAGAQTRWTGIFAGIWLAALVLVAGSLAELIPMPVIGGLILVIGLELVMGRRDDIVLVLRTAPLSAVAMLITFAATTQLPLHTAILIGAITSLVLYCVKAAQSAQLIALRPVGYGWERAPVPAALPNNEVAVLHYAGVGLFAEVPRIDEEWPDVSGSRNAVVVLSMAALPDVPSSKVVHALNKWATDLHSRGGRLIIAGLSPAALHVMQRAGIGDVVGQDGLIPASTKVFGALEDAVDAGRAWIERGETSA; from the coding sequence ATCTCGGCGGCCGTCCCGAATCCGGACGGCCGCCGGCCCAGTACCAACGGCGATTTCGTCGCCCAAGGGGCGGCGAACCTGGCCGGCGGCTTCTTCGGCGCCTTGCCGACGGGCGGCTCGCTGTCCAGAACCGGAGTGGCCGTCTCCGCCGGTGCCCAAACCCGATGGACGGGCATCTTCGCCGGAATATGGCTGGCCGCACTGGTATTGGTTGCCGGTTCCCTGGCAGAACTGATACCGATGCCGGTCATTGGTGGCCTGATCCTGGTCATAGGGCTGGAGCTGGTGATGGGGCGCCGGGACGATATCGTGCTGGTGCTGCGCACCGCACCGTTGTCGGCAGTGGCGATGCTGATCACCTTCGCCGCTACCACGCAATTGCCTCTGCACACCGCGATCCTGATCGGAGCGATCACGTCGCTGGTGCTCTACTGCGTAAAGGCCGCGCAGTCGGCACAGTTGATCGCGTTACGGCCTGTCGGGTATGGATGGGAGCGGGCACCGGTACCCGCCGCCCTACCGAACAACGAGGTCGCCGTCCTGCATTACGCGGGCGTCGGTCTGTTCGCTGAAGTACCTCGCATCGACGAGGAGTGGCCCGACGTGTCCGGGTCGCGGAATGCGGTCGTGGTGCTGAGCATGGCCGCCCTGCCCGACGTTCCGTCATCGAAAGTCGTCCATGCACTGAACAAATGGGCCACCGACCTGCACTCGCGCGGCGGCCGCCTGATCATCGCCGGGCTCAGCCCTGCCGCGCTACACGTAATGCAGCGCGCGGGCATCGGGGACGTGGTGGGTCAGGACGGTCTGATACCGGCGAGCACCAAGGTCTTCGGCGCGTTGGAGGACGCCGTCGACGCTGGGCGCGCATGGATCGAGCGTGGGGAAACTAGCGCTTGA
- a CDS encoding formylglycine-generating enzyme family protein: MTDELVWIPAQTATLGSDRHYPEEAPARSVGVDGFWIMTKAVTNAQFAEFVDATGYLTVAERPVNAADYPQAPPENLQPGSMVFTRTTGPVDLRHLNLWWTWTPGAAWRRPVGPLSSIDKRADHPVVHVAYEDAEAYAGWAGMSLPTEAEWETAARGGLSEAEYTWGDEAESPGEPLANYWHGDFPWRPDKGYGRTAPVGSYPPNGYGLFDMAGNVWEWTSDWYGETRDDQPCCASDSYDPRQPQFQVPRKVVKGGSFLCADVYCLRYRPAARRPQAVDTGMSHIGFRCIKR; encoded by the coding sequence GTGACTGACGAACTCGTCTGGATTCCAGCGCAGACGGCAACGCTGGGCTCCGATCGTCATTATCCGGAGGAAGCGCCTGCGCGGTCCGTCGGTGTCGACGGCTTTTGGATCATGACGAAAGCCGTTACGAATGCTCAGTTCGCCGAGTTCGTCGATGCCACAGGATATCTCACGGTCGCTGAACGGCCCGTGAACGCCGCGGACTATCCGCAGGCACCGCCGGAGAATCTGCAGCCGGGATCGATGGTGTTCACCCGGACGACGGGACCTGTGGACCTCCGACACCTCAACCTGTGGTGGACCTGGACGCCGGGGGCGGCGTGGCGCCGTCCCGTCGGTCCGCTGTCTTCGATCGACAAGCGCGCAGATCACCCCGTGGTGCATGTCGCCTACGAAGACGCAGAAGCCTATGCGGGGTGGGCGGGCATGTCCCTGCCGACCGAGGCCGAATGGGAAACCGCCGCACGGGGTGGGCTGAGCGAGGCGGAATACACGTGGGGCGACGAGGCGGAATCGCCGGGCGAGCCGCTGGCGAACTACTGGCACGGCGATTTCCCCTGGCGGCCCGACAAAGGCTATGGCCGCACCGCACCGGTCGGCAGTTATCCACCCAACGGTTACGGACTTTTCGACATGGCCGGCAACGTGTGGGAGTGGACCAGTGATTGGTACGGCGAGACCCGTGACGATCAACCCTGTTGTGCTTCGGACAGTTACGACCCGAGGCAGCCGCAGTTTCAGGTGCCTCGCAAAGTGGTCAAGGGTGGCTCTTTTCTATGCGCCGACGTCTACTGCCTTCGCTATCGCCCCGCTGCGCGGCGTCCCCAAGCCGTCGATACCGGCATGAGCCACATCGGCTTTCGGTGCATCAAGCGCTAG